The Marinomonas sp. CT5 genome contains the following window.
TACGGATCGCCGAGAATCACTGTCTGTGCCAACTACTTTGTTGCGTAATATTCCTATGCGAGAGCTTAAACGTATTTTTTACGAGATCGGTGCGCATACATATCACCTCGGCCAGCAGTCACATGCTTTGGAGTAGAGCGTCTTTTATGCCCTCTGTATTATGCAGGCACTAGAGTTAGTTTGACTGTAAAATACCTTTACGGTGAATAACGGTTATATAAAGACGCATCTTTATGGTGCGTTTTTTATTTTATTGGTTGGGAATCACTATGATATAGGATACAGTTATCCCCATTCCCGTTTCTGCTAATGAGTAACGTCTTCATGCGCCGTTATATCCCATCGTCAACTGCGTTAAAATGTTTTGAAGCCTCGGTAAGGCATCTCAGTTTTACCAAAGCAGCAGAAGAGCTGCATCTTACCCAAAGTGCCGTTAGTCGACAGATTCGTAATCTCGAGGAATTTTTATCACGCGATTTATTTATTAGGCTTAATAAACGCTTGGTGCTAACAGGAACCGGTGCCGCCTATTATAAAGAGGTCGTACCGCTCTTGGATGGCATGGAAAACGCGTGTTTGCGGATGTTGCATCGAGAAGACGAAAAAACCACACTGACTATTTCCGCATTACCCACTTTAGCTTCTTATTGGTTGATGCCGCTTCTTGCGCAATTTCAAACAGAGCATCCTCAGTTTCAAATTAAAGTCCGCTCCTTAGACGATGCGGCGAAGATCGACCCTGAAAGCATTGATATTATCTTACATTATGGTGGTGATCATTGGCCCCGTGCTGTGTCTTACCAATTGATGAAAGAAAGTGTGGTGGCGGTATGTTCCCCAGAATTATTAACCCGCATGAGCGATAAACCATTGGAAGCATGGAAGGTCGAAGAGGTGACTGCTTTCCCTTTTTTGCATTTATCTTCTCGAATTAACGCATGGCCTGATTGGATGGTAGCGCAAGGGCTGGAAAGTGGCTCTTTTGCTGGCGCTTCATTTGCGCATTTTCATATGTTGCTTGAAGCGGCCAAGAGCAGTATGGGGATTGCGATCATGCCTACCATATTGGCTGAACGTAGTCTCCGAAATGGTGAGCTGGTGGCTCCATTTGGCAAAGCCGTTGCCACTCCGCATGAATATCTTCTGTCTTATCCAATCGATAAAGCTGATCTTGAACAGGTGGTAATTTTTCGGGACTGGCTAATGGCAAAGCGAAATGAATTGCTAGCGCCATAGTTGTGGTGACCCCTTCTCTATTACTGAAATTAATAGTCTTAATAGGCAAGCTAGTCTGTAACTAAATTACGAGCCTGTGATAGTATCGAGGCATAATCATGATCAATTTACGGGATAGATTAACATGAACAAAAAAACCACCGCCCTCTTTATCCTTGACGGATGGGGATACAGTGAAACATCAAAATCCAATGCAATTACGGCAGCGAACACTCCCAACTGGGATTCGCTTTGGAATAATCAGCCTCATACGTTAATTAAAACATCGGGTCTTGCTGTGGGTTTGCCTGAAGGTCAAATGGGGAACTCCGAAGTCGGCCATATGAATTTGGGTGCGGGTCGTGTGGTTTATCAAAACTTTACTCGCATTGGCAAAGCCATTGAAGATGGTACATTTTTTGATAACGAAGCGCTTGTTAATGCCGTTGATAAAGCGGTCGCGGCGGGGAAAGCCGTTCATATTTTAGGTTTGTTGTCTGATGGTGGTGTTCACAGTCATCATGAGCAAATTATGGCGATGTGCGAATTGGCAGCAAAACGTGGTGCCAAAGCCGTTTATGTTCATGGTTTTACTGATGGACGTGATACGCCACCTCGCTCGGCTAAAACACCAATCGCAGAATTAGAAGCGAAATTGACCGAATTGGGTGTCGGCAAAATTGCGACCTTAACTGGCCGATACTATGCAATGGACCGTGATAATCGTTGGGATCGTGTGCAAACCGCTTACGATGCCATTGTGCTTGGTAAGGGCGAGCTACAATCAGATACGGCTGAAGAGGCGATCCAAGCTGCTTATGATCGTGATGAAAATGATGAATTTGTGAAAGCCACCATTGTGGGTGAATCAGCACCAGTGCAAGATGGCGATGCGATTATTTTCGCTAACTTCCGTCCTGACCGTGCTCGTCAATTAACTCGTGCCTTTACCGATGACAGCTTTGATGGCTTCACTCGTGCTGTTTACCCTAAATTGGCGTCTTTCGTTACCTTTACTGAGTTTGCCTCTGACATCAAGGCCGATGTGGCGTTTCCTCCCGTTGCTTTGACAAATACCTTAGGTGAAGTGCTAGCGAATAATGGTAAGAAACAACTACGTATTGCTGAAACCGAAAAATACGCCCACGTGACCTTTTTCTTTAATGGTGGCGAAGAAGCCTTGTTTGATGGGGAAGAACGTGAGCTCATTCCATCACCCAATGTGGCAACCTATGACCTGAAACCAGAAATGAGTGCGCCAGAAGTCACAGATAAATTAGTCGAAGTGATCGAAGCGGGTAAATACGACACCATCATTTGTAATTTTGCTAATGGTGACATGGTCGGCCACAGCGGTGTTTTTGATGCTGCCGTTAAAGCGGTAGAAGCCGTTGATGCGTGCCTTGGTCGAATCATTGAGGCGCTTAAAGTGAATGGTGGGCAATGCTTGATTACCGCTGACCATGGCAACGTTGAGCAAATGTTGAGTGAAGATGGCTCACAACCTTTAACATCTCATACGAACGGCCCTGTACCTTTAATTTTGTTTTCAGCCACTAAAGGACTAAGTTTAAAAGAAGGTTCTTTATGTGATTTAGCACCGACTTTGCTAGATATGATGGATATGGAAAAACCTTCTGAAATGACAGGTGTGAGCTTGCTCACACGTGCCTGAGGCGAGAATGATTGTATTATTTCGTTGTCTTTTTTTGAGTTTACTCCTGCTGCCCAGTGTGAGCTGGTCGGCAGGTGAGCCACAAACACCTGAAGAAGCTAAGCAACAAATTGAAGCGTTACAGAAGGATCTTAAAAAGCTAAATACTTGGCTTAAAGATCTTAAGTCTGAACGTTCTGATGTTGAGAAGCAGTTGGAAGTGAAAGAAAAAGATATTCAGGAATTATACAAGGAAATAGAAAGCCTTCAGGAGAGTTTAAAAAAAGGCGATAAGCAACTGGGAGAGCTAAGAGTCCAGCAGCAGTCCTTGCAACTCAGTATTCAGCAACAGAATAAACAAATAGCCGCCCAATTAAGGGCGGTTTATCGTTCTGGTAATGAAGAAAGTATTAAGTTGTTATTGAATGGTGACAGTTCAGAAGACGCCCAACGTTTGGTGCAATACAACCGTTACTTTTCTAATGCACGACAATCTTTGATTAATGGCTTCGTCAATGAAGTGAATGATTTAAGCTTGGTCGAGAAAAGTATTCGCAGTCATCGTGCTCAACAAGCGAAAGAAGAAGCTTCATTAAAGGCTGAGCGAAGCCGTTTAGCCCAGCAACAGAAGAGTCGTCGCGAGTTATTAGCTAAATTAGACAAAGACTTAGCGAAAGGGGATAAGCGCGCCAAACAGTTGGTTGAGGATCAGAAAAACCTACAAAATATGTTGCAACGTCTTGAGGAGGCTTTAGCTGATATTCAAATCCCCGATCAAGATGTGCCTTTTTCATCGCAACGAGGCAAATTAGTTCGACCTTTAAGAAAACTGTCTAAGTTATCCTCTAATGGCAGTATTAACTTAGGTGGCGTGACATTAAGAGCAAAAGAGGGCGAACCTGTCCACGCGATTTTTTCAGGCCGTGTGGTGTTTTCTGATTGGATGCGCGGATTTGGTTTTTTACTTATTTTAGACCATGGTGATGGTTACATGTCATTATACGGCTACAACCAAAGCTTGCTAAAAGAAGTCGGAGAATGGGTTGGTGCGAATGACACCATTGCTATGGCTGGTAGCTCTGGTGGTCGTCCTGATTCAGCTTTGTTTTTTGCTATACGTCATAATGGCAAACCATTAAAACCTCTTTCGTGGGTTAATGCGGGTTAATGTCTATTTAATGCATTATTAGCGAGTAGCGACGAAAGAAGTGATAGGAATAAATA
Protein-coding sequences here:
- a CDS encoding LysR substrate-binding domain-containing protein, coding for MRRYIPSSTALKCFEASVRHLSFTKAAEELHLTQSAVSRQIRNLEEFLSRDLFIRLNKRLVLTGTGAAYYKEVVPLLDGMENACLRMLHREDEKTTLTISALPTLASYWLMPLLAQFQTEHPQFQIKVRSLDDAAKIDPESIDIILHYGGDHWPRAVSYQLMKESVVAVCSPELLTRMSDKPLEAWKVEEVTAFPFLHLSSRINAWPDWMVAQGLESGSFAGASFAHFHMLLEAAKSSMGIAIMPTILAERSLRNGELVAPFGKAVATPHEYLLSYPIDKADLEQVVIFRDWLMAKRNELLAP
- the gpmI gene encoding 2,3-bisphosphoglycerate-independent phosphoglycerate mutase produces the protein MNKKTTALFILDGWGYSETSKSNAITAANTPNWDSLWNNQPHTLIKTSGLAVGLPEGQMGNSEVGHMNLGAGRVVYQNFTRIGKAIEDGTFFDNEALVNAVDKAVAAGKAVHILGLLSDGGVHSHHEQIMAMCELAAKRGAKAVYVHGFTDGRDTPPRSAKTPIAELEAKLTELGVGKIATLTGRYYAMDRDNRWDRVQTAYDAIVLGKGELQSDTAEEAIQAAYDRDENDEFVKATIVGESAPVQDGDAIIFANFRPDRARQLTRAFTDDSFDGFTRAVYPKLASFVTFTEFASDIKADVAFPPVALTNTLGEVLANNGKKQLRIAETEKYAHVTFFFNGGEEALFDGEERELIPSPNVATYDLKPEMSAPEVTDKLVEVIEAGKYDTIICNFANGDMVGHSGVFDAAVKAVEAVDACLGRIIEALKVNGGQCLITADHGNVEQMLSEDGSQPLTSHTNGPVPLILFSATKGLSLKEGSLCDLAPTLLDMMDMEKPSEMTGVSLLTRA
- a CDS encoding peptidoglycan DD-metalloendopeptidase family protein, with translation MIVLFRCLFLSLLLLPSVSWSAGEPQTPEEAKQQIEALQKDLKKLNTWLKDLKSERSDVEKQLEVKEKDIQELYKEIESLQESLKKGDKQLGELRVQQQSLQLSIQQQNKQIAAQLRAVYRSGNEESIKLLLNGDSSEDAQRLVQYNRYFSNARQSLINGFVNEVNDLSLVEKSIRSHRAQQAKEEASLKAERSRLAQQQKSRRELLAKLDKDLAKGDKRAKQLVEDQKNLQNMLQRLEEALADIQIPDQDVPFSSQRGKLVRPLRKLSKLSSNGSINLGGVTLRAKEGEPVHAIFSGRVVFSDWMRGFGFLLILDHGDGYMSLYGYNQSLLKEVGEWVGANDTIAMAGSSGGRPDSALFFAIRHNGKPLKPLSWVNAG